The Desulfobaculum bizertense DSM 18034 genomic interval AGGATATTAAGCAGGCGATAAGCGACGCGTTTCTCCATGCGGAGAAGCTCGAAAAGCTTATTCAGGATCACTTTGATCAAGAGAATCAGGCGAACATCAACACCACTCGCCTCTCCAAAATCATGACCAAAGCCATTGAAAAGAGCTTCTCCCGACCTGCTCGGCTTGAAGAGCTTTCACGGAAGAAGATGCTCACAGCGAGCGAAGTCTTTGAGCTGTATGGCATCCGGGCCAACACGCTGAGCCGCCGAAGAAACAGCGGAGAACCGCCAGAGTATTATAAAATAGGTGCGGCCTGCCTGTACTCGCACGAAGGGATTGTCGCTTTTATTCGGCAGTGCCAAGTCAAAGTGTACAATAGATAGAGTATGCCCAAGGTTCATACAGAAAAAAGCCATGCCCTTCGCAAATGAGGGACATGGCTTTTTCGTTTCTTATCGTTTCCGCCTGTAGTGAGACTGGACAATCGCGTCTAAAAAGACCTCGCTTTTGACCAGCTCAAATTCAAGGTGCTTGGAAAGCGCGCCGAACAACGGAACGCCGCCCCCAAGTAGCACAGGGATCTGCGACACGATGAGATCATCAATCAAATCCTCGGCCAAAAGGCTTTGGATCAACGTGCCGCCGTCCACATAAAGCTTCTTGAATCCCCGGGCGTTCAAATCGTTCACCACATCCCGAACATCCCCAGAGACTATTTCTAATTTCCCGGCAAGAGCTTCCGGAACCGCCTTCATCGTCGAGCTGAGCACAAACACAGGCTTAGAGTACGGCCACGGCACATCAAAGCTGAGTACGGCGTCCAGAGTCTTTCGCCCCATGAGCAAGGCGTCCACACTCTTCATAAGTGGGACAAACCCCAAATCAAGCCCTTCTGGGTTGGGAACT includes:
- a CDS encoding dihydrofolate reductase family protein, whose product is MPNKVFIATSLDGYIADRNGGLDFLETVPNPEGLDLGFVPLMKSVDALLMGRKTLDAVLSFDVPWPYSKPVFVLSSTMKAVPEALAGKLEIVSGDVRDVVNDLNARGFKKLYVDGGTLIQSLLAEDLIDDLIVSQIPVLLGGGVPLFGALSKHLEFELVKSEVFLDAIVQSHYRRKR